Proteins from a single region of Oscillatoria sp. FACHB-1406:
- a CDS encoding phosphorylase, with protein MPEQSQEMAEILQPQVGALWEKIRNKTQSALKCGALKSIPTESKFIDQDGVRFLVRILANLDRKEKAKKEQDRKTETSGKDFNPFLPYEEDLFVTHLSETHVCLLNKYNVVEHHLLMITRAFEEQENWLNLRDFEAMWACLTEIEGLAFYNGGTLAGASQRHKHLQLVPFPFNPDGSSLPIAPVIAGLEWQEAIVTVPHWQFQHAIARFDPPLISSPQSAAEATNTLYQRLLEAVGISVEGDRQTGAYNLLATREWMLIVPRSRDSFEGIPVNSLGFSGTLLVRNAQQMQWLEEVGPMNLLQNVGYGLRS; from the coding sequence ATGCCCGAGCAAAGTCAGGAAATGGCAGAAATATTACAACCCCAAGTTGGAGCCTTATGGGAAAAAATTAGAAATAAGACTCAATCTGCCCTCAAATGCGGTGCATTAAAATCGATTCCGACAGAATCTAAATTTATCGACCAAGATGGCGTTCGTTTTCTAGTTCGCATTCTGGCCAATCTCGATCGCAAGGAAAAAGCGAAAAAAGAACAGGATCGGAAAACTGAAACGTCCGGCAAAGATTTTAATCCTTTTCTCCCTTACGAAGAAGATTTATTTGTTACCCACCTGTCCGAAACCCATGTTTGTTTGTTAAATAAATATAATGTCGTCGAGCATCATCTGTTAATGATTACTCGCGCGTTTGAAGAGCAGGAAAACTGGCTAAACCTGCGAGATTTTGAGGCGATGTGGGCTTGTTTGACGGAAATTGAAGGTTTAGCTTTTTATAACGGCGGTACGTTGGCGGGGGCGAGTCAGCGTCACAAACATTTGCAATTGGTTCCTTTTCCTTTTAATCCCGATGGTTCTTCCTTACCGATCGCGCCGGTTATCGCGGGGTTAGAATGGCAAGAGGCGATTGTTACCGTCCCGCATTGGCAGTTTCAGCACGCGATCGCGCGTTTCGATCCTCCCCTCATTTCCTCCCCCCAAAGTGCCGCCGAAGCTACGAATACCCTCTATCAGCGCCTTCTTGAAGCGGTGGGGATAAGCGTCGAAGGCGATCGCCAAACGGGTGCGTATAATCTGCTGGCTACGCGAGAATGGATGTTAATCGTACCGCGATCGCGCGACAGTTTTGAAGGCATTCCCGTCAACTCCCTCGGTTTCTCCGGTACGCTTCTCGTCCGCAACGCCCAGCAGATGCAATGGCTTGAAGAAGTTGGGCCGATGAACTTATTGCAAAATGTCGGCTATGGGTTGCGATCGTAA
- a CDS encoding MltA domain-containing protein: MKRALVAIPLSLVATGAMLYGVTRLIEFAIQGRPLRPPALLQSPLVKPPRAIALSPPHWNVNDKKLLPLYPIDGERAGGGSPALGLDDRLWADNGDKETLLRTIDGNLNYLASDAAAIAYRKYPIKEITQARLIRSLQRFRELLLAARSPEELQAAVKREFVFYQAVGIGPPRQGEVLFTAYFEPIYEASRTRTPEYRYPLYSAPPDLDRWPRPHPSRAELEGKDGLQTHPKLKGLQLFWLRDRWEAYTIHIQGSARLKLTDGTETSVGYAGNVRQEYTSVGKALVEDRKLTLEQATMPGILAYFEQYPQEMNVYLPRDRSFVFFREKRGQPASGSLGLPLTLDRSVATDKSVMPPGALALLYAPLPLVINGKVEERIVSRYVLDRDTGGAIKGPGRVDYFAGSGKAAGARAGVTRHIGQFYYLLLKEAPAPITPNVSPASPSGL, translated from the coding sequence ATGAAACGAGCGTTAGTGGCAATTCCCCTCAGTTTAGTGGCGACGGGCGCGATGCTCTACGGCGTAACCCGTTTAATCGAGTTCGCAATTCAAGGAAGACCGCTGCGACCGCCCGCCCTCCTGCAATCTCCTCTCGTCAAACCTCCTCGGGCGATCGCGCTGTCGCCGCCCCATTGGAACGTCAACGATAAAAAATTGCTCCCCCTCTACCCCATTGATGGCGAACGAGCGGGAGGAGGCAGTCCCGCTTTGGGGTTAGACGATCGCTTGTGGGCGGATAATGGGGATAAAGAGACGCTGTTGAGGACAATTGACGGCAACTTAAACTATCTTGCCTCCGATGCGGCCGCGATCGCCTATCGGAAATATCCCATCAAAGAAATTACGCAAGCGCGTCTGATTCGCAGCTTGCAGCGCTTTCGCGAACTGTTGCTAGCCGCCAGAAGTCCCGAAGAACTGCAAGCAGCAGTCAAGCGAGAATTTGTCTTTTATCAAGCCGTTGGGATTGGCCCGCCGCGCCAAGGCGAAGTCTTATTTACCGCCTATTTCGAGCCAATTTACGAAGCCAGTCGCACGCGCACCCCAGAATATCGCTATCCCCTCTACAGCGCCCCCCCAGACCTCGATCGCTGGCCGCGCCCCCACCCGTCCCGCGCCGAGTTAGAAGGCAAAGACGGCTTGCAAACGCATCCCAAACTGAAGGGATTGCAGTTATTTTGGTTGCGCGATCGCTGGGAAGCTTATACGATCCACATTCAAGGCTCGGCAAGGCTGAAACTCACCGACGGTACGGAAACCAGCGTTGGCTACGCGGGAAATGTGCGTCAGGAGTATACGAGCGTCGGTAAAGCGCTGGTGGAAGATCGGAAATTGACCCTCGAGCAAGCGACGATGCCGGGAATCCTCGCCTACTTTGAGCAGTATCCCCAAGAAATGAACGTTTATCTGCCGCGCGATCGCAGCTTCGTTTTCTTCCGCGAAAAACGAGGGCAACCCGCCTCTGGCAGCCTCGGACTGCCCTTAACCCTCGATCGCTCCGTCGCCACCGACAAATCCGTTATGCCCCCCGGAGCCTTAGCCCTACTCTACGCACCCCTCCCCCTCGTCATCAACGGAAAAGTCGAAGAAAGAATCGTCAGCCGCTACGTTCTCGATCGCGACACCGGCGGCGCGATTAAAGGCCCGGGGCGCGTCGATTACTTCGCCGGTTCCGGCAAAGCAGCAGGCGCTCGCGCCGGAGTAACGCGCCATATCGGGCAATTTTATTACCTCCTGCTTAAAGAAGCCCCCGCTCCCATCACCCCTAATGTTTCCCCCGCTTCCCCGTCTGGACTTTAG
- a CDS encoding M48 family metalloprotease, which translates to MQKLLIRLIIGGLFSLFALFGYYTNTSQNPVTGEKQHVQLSQRQEVAIGLQSRQQVAQQYGGLLPNQTLQAYVDRVGGQVVARSGASQSGYPFEFHLLRDPQTINAFALPGGQVFITAALLARLNSEAQLAGVLGHEVGHVVGRHGAEHLAKQQLGAALVNSVGIAASDGADGGRSAAMIAQAANQLVSLRYGREDELESDRFGFKFMTEAGYSPKGIVEVMKILQSASGGGRKSEFLSTHPDPGNRFERLQAMVQQTYPNGIPANLKEGKEEFSRVVRSQQSQR; encoded by the coding sequence GTGCAAAAGTTATTAATTCGCCTCATCATTGGCGGCTTGTTTTCTCTGTTTGCCCTGTTTGGCTACTATACCAACACCAGCCAAAACCCAGTAACGGGGGAAAAACAGCACGTCCAACTTTCGCAGCGTCAGGAGGTCGCGATCGGGCTACAATCCCGGCAGCAGGTGGCGCAGCAATATGGAGGACTGCTTCCCAACCAAACCCTACAAGCCTATGTCGATCGCGTTGGCGGGCAGGTCGTAGCGCGCTCCGGTGCTTCGCAGTCCGGTTATCCCTTTGAATTTCACCTGTTGAGAGATCCTCAAACCATTAACGCTTTTGCCCTACCGGGAGGACAAGTTTTTATTACGGCAGCCTTACTCGCTCGCCTCAACAGCGAAGCGCAACTGGCGGGCGTTCTCGGTCACGAAGTCGGTCACGTCGTCGGGCGGCACGGAGCGGAACACCTCGCAAAACAGCAATTAGGCGCAGCTTTAGTCAACTCCGTCGGGATTGCAGCCAGCGATGGGGCAGATGGCGGGCGCTCGGCCGCGATGATTGCCCAAGCCGCCAATCAACTCGTCAGTTTGCGCTACGGTAGGGAGGACGAGTTAGAAAGCGATCGCTTCGGATTTAAGTTTATGACAGAAGCAGGCTACAGCCCAAAAGGAATTGTAGAAGTGATGAAAATCCTTCAGTCGGCTAGCGGCGGCGGTCGAAAATCCGAGTTTCTCAGCACGCACCCCGACCCCGGAAATCGCTTTGAACGCTTGCAAGCAATGGTGCAACAAACTTACCCGAATGGCATTCCTGCTAACTTGAAAGAAGGAAAAGAGGAATTCTCTCGCGTTGTCCGCTCGCAACAGTCGCAACGGTAA
- a CDS encoding DUF456 family protein, which translates to MSFTVLYWIVIAVMLVGVVGAVLPAIPGPSLILVALAVWYGATGFAGAGWALVAIFGILILSAAVEYLATYWGAKQLGASKWAQYGAIAGLALGFFGLLPALPFGGPLVGILVGPVFGAFAGEFLYRKDLAMSDRVQRSAKAASGVVIGSVIGNLIEGLLALLAVIIFVFNTWPPVG; encoded by the coding sequence ATGAGTTTTACTGTTCTTTACTGGATCGTTATCGCCGTCATGCTTGTGGGTGTAGTCGGCGCAGTCCTGCCCGCAATTCCGGGGCCGAGTTTGATTTTAGTCGCCCTGGCAGTTTGGTACGGGGCAACGGGTTTTGCCGGTGCGGGCTGGGCTTTGGTCGCCATCTTTGGCATCTTGATTTTGAGCGCGGCGGTGGAATATCTAGCAACCTATTGGGGCGCTAAACAGTTGGGAGCGAGTAAGTGGGCGCAGTATGGTGCGATCGCGGGTTTGGCTTTGGGGTTCTTTGGTTTGCTGCCCGCTCTACCTTTCGGCGGTCCGTTGGTAGGAATTTTGGTCGGTCCGGTCTTCGGTGCTTTTGCGGGGGAGTTTCTCTACCGTAAAGACTTAGCAATGAGCGATCGCGTCCAACGTTCTGCTAAAGCCGCTTCTGGGGTCGTTATTGGCTCGGTAATCGGCAATCTCATCGAAGGACTGCTTGCCCTCCTTGCCGTCATTATTTTTGTCTTCAATACTTGGCCCCCAGTCGGTTAA